A stretch of Gallus gallus isolate bGalGal1 chromosome 2, bGalGal1.mat.broiler.GRCg7b, whole genome shotgun sequence DNA encodes these proteins:
- the TTC39C gene encoding tetratricopeptide repeat protein 39C isoform X2 — MHTAYIKGGWILRKAWKIYNKCYTDINTLQEIYQKKTTQESLTSDAANDNHVAAEGVTEDSLNRLKGAVSFGYGLFHLCISMVPPNLLKIINLLGFPGDRLQGLSSLMYASESKDMKAPLATLALLWYHTVVRPFFALDGSDNKAGLKEAKEILAKKESAYPNSSLFMFFKGRIQRLECQINSALASFHTALELATDQREIQHVCLYEIGWCSMIEMNFKDAFESFERLKNESRWSQCYYAYLTAVCQGATGDVNGAQNVFKEVQKLFKRKNNQIEQFSVKKADRFRKQMPTKELCVLASIEVLYLWKALPNCSLSNLQHMSQACQDVDDSSAVGLRNLLLGAIHKCLGNSEDAVQYFQQAAKDELCRQNNLYIQPYACYELGCLLLDNPETVPRGKTLLLQAKEEFTGYDFENRLHVRIHAALASLREVVPQ, encoded by the exons CATACATAAAAGGTGGATGGATCCTCCGAAAAGCCTGGAAAATTTACAATAAGTGCTATACGGACATTAATACGCTTCAGGAAATATATCAGAAGAAAACTACTCAGGAATCCTTGACTTCTGATGCTGCAAATGATAATCATGTTGCCGCAGAAGGTGTAACGGAGGATTCGCTAAACAGACTGAAAGGTGCTGTTAGCTTTGGATATGGACTTTTTCATCTTTGCATATCCATGGTGCCCCCAAACCTGCTCAAAATCATCAACCTGCTGGGTTTTCCTGGAGACCGCCTACAGGGGCTTTCTTCACTGATGTATGCAAGTGAAAGTAAGGACATGAAGGCCCCTTTAGCTAC ATTAGCTCTGTTGTGGTACCATACAGTTGTTCGCCCCTTTTTTGCTCTTGATGGCAGCGATAACAAGGCAGGATTGAAAGAGGCAAAAGAGATTCTTGCAAAGAAAGAATCTGCTTACCCAAATTCTTCTCTGTTCATGTTCTTCAAGGGAAGGATACAGCGATTGGAG TGTCAAATCAACAGTGCCTTGGCTTCATTTCATACTGCTTTGGAACTTGCAACAGACCAAAGGGAGATTCAACATGTCTGCTTATATGAAATAG GCTGGTGCAGCATGATAGAGATGAATTTCAAAGATGCCTTTGAATCCTTTGAAAGGCTTAAAAATGAATCCAGGTGGTCTCAGTGCTATTACGCTTATTTAACAGCAG TGTGCCAAGGAGCCACTGGTGATGTCAATGGTGCTCAGAATGTGTTCAAGGAAGTTCAGaagcttttcaaaagaaaaaataatcagattgaacaattttcagtgaaaaag GCAGATagattcagaaaacaaatgccaaCCAAAGAGCTCTGTGTCCTGGCATCCATTGAAGTACTGTACTTATGGAAAGCCCTTCCAAACTGTTCCCTCTCCAACCTACAACATATGAGCCAAG CTTGTCAGGATGTTGATGATTCATCAGCTGTTGGTCTGAGGAATTTGCTTCTTGGTGCCATACACAAATGCTTGGGAAATTCTGAAGATGCTGTTCAG taCTTTCAGCAGGCTGCTAAAGATGAACTGTGCCGTCAAAACAACTTGTACATCCAGCCATATGCTTGCTATGAGCTTGGCTGTCTTCTATTAGACAACCCAGAG ACCGTGCCAAGAGGCAAAACCTTACTTCTCCAAGCCAAG gaGGAATTTACAGGCTATGACTTTGAGAACAGATTGCACGTCCGCATCCATGCAGCCTTAGCCTCTCTAAGGGAAGTTGTTCCACAGTGA